Proteins encoded together in one Sander lucioperca isolate FBNREF2018 chromosome 17, SLUC_FBN_1.2, whole genome shotgun sequence window:
- the si:ch211-1o7.2 gene encoding ankyrin repeat domain-containing protein 53 isoform X1, whose translation MEPVNKPGKRRRGKCKNRKLVHKAPPDGNMCPAVAVGSPEKLDGSVSRQGLSALHMACLYGQLATVQLLVESTQGWINSSDLQGRRPVHMVLSSRSSPNTSLCLKYLLEHGADVNVSTTDSGTSPLHLAASEGLLDCTEILLQAGADVLAQDNMGLTPLDLARILCRRKVARYLKSYMWQTDKKKEMQERKLVQTLYSDLVDMVKLNKLNKKTLIDEKMAEWANKKGFPLLKDFSPRVWVSQYHTQCLPSDQNSSKPKHAKHPLKHQPEVPLEDKSTSTKQPPTSSSRPWTIFLGLQPEKPLREPDLRGNVMVWRDSSSRQPQYTTKWDSTCRPTPDVPLDILERVLFPRAFPSRIASPRYFQPQNIVEVQHRGYPQGRSTSPWTEVAMHLAEVLEPGHY comes from the exons ATGGAACCTGTCAACAAACCCGGAAAACGGAGACGTGGGAAATGTAAAAATAG GAAACTTGTCCACAAAGCTCCCCCAGACGGGAACATGTGTCCAGCTGTTGCTGTTGGCAGCCCAGAGAAGCTGGATGGCAGTGTGAGCAGACAG GGTCTGTCAGCGCTTCACATGGCCTGCCTTTACGGCCAGCTGGCTACTGTTCAGCTCCTGGTGGAGTCCACGCAGGGGTGGATTAACAGCAGCGATCTCCAGGGTCGCCGGCCTGTTCACATGGTCCTGTCCTCCCGGAGCTCACCCAACACCTCCTTGTGCCTCAAATACCTGCTGGAGCACGGGGCTGACGTCAACGT CAGTACCACAGATTCAGGGACGAGCCCGCTGCACCTGGCTGCCTCTGAAGGCCTCCTGGACTGCACAGAGATCCTCTTGCAGGCTGGAGCAGATGTCTTGGCCCAGGACAACATGGGACTCACGCCTCTGGATTTGGCCCGCATTTTGTGCCGCAGGAAGGTGGCAAG GTATCTGAAAAGCTACATGTGGCAGACAGATAAGAAGAAAGAAATGCAGGAGAGGAAGCTAGTTCAAACTTTATACAGTGATCTTGTGGATATGGTCAAACTGAATAAGCTCAATAAAAAG ACACTTATAGATGAGAAGATGGCAGAATGGGCAAACAAAAAAGGTTTTCCTCTCCTGAAGGATTTCTCCCCCAGAGTCTGGGTGAGCCAGTACCACACCCAGTGCCTCCCATCAGATCAGAACAGTTCTAAACCAAAACATGCCAAGCACCCATTGAAGCACCAGCCAGAAGTTCCTCTGGAGGACAAGAGCACCTCCACTAAGCAGCCTCCAACCTCATCCTCCAGACCCTGGACCATCTTCCTGGGCCTCCAGCCAGAGAAACCCCTCAGAGAGCCGGACCTCCGAGGGAATGTCATGGTGTGgagggacagcagcagcaggcagcctCAGTACACCACCAAGTGGGACAGCACATGTCGCCCCACCCCTGACGTGCCTCTGGATATCCTCGAGAGGGTGTTGTTTCCCAGAGCATTCCCTTCCAGGATCGCCTCCCCACGGTACTTTCAGCCACAGAACATTGTGGAGGTCCAGCACAGAGGATACCCCCAGGGGCGGAGCACCTCCCCCTGGACAGAGGTGGCCATGCACCTGGCTGAGGTGCTGGAGCCTGGACATTACTGA
- the si:ch211-1o7.2 gene encoding ankyrin repeat domain-containing protein 53 isoform X2: MEPVNKPGKRRRGKCKNRKLVHKAPPDGNMCPAVAVGSPEKLDGSVSRQGLSALHMACLYGQLATVQLLVESTQGWINSSDLQGRRPVHMVLSSRSSPNTSLCLKYLLEHGADVNVTTDSGTSPLHLAASEGLLDCTEILLQAGADVLAQDNMGLTPLDLARILCRRKVARYLKSYMWQTDKKKEMQERKLVQTLYSDLVDMVKLNKLNKKTLIDEKMAEWANKKGFPLLKDFSPRVWVSQYHTQCLPSDQNSSKPKHAKHPLKHQPEVPLEDKSTSTKQPPTSSSRPWTIFLGLQPEKPLREPDLRGNVMVWRDSSSRQPQYTTKWDSTCRPTPDVPLDILERVLFPRAFPSRIASPRYFQPQNIVEVQHRGYPQGRSTSPWTEVAMHLAEVLEPGHY, translated from the exons ATGGAACCTGTCAACAAACCCGGAAAACGGAGACGTGGGAAATGTAAAAATAG GAAACTTGTCCACAAAGCTCCCCCAGACGGGAACATGTGTCCAGCTGTTGCTGTTGGCAGCCCAGAGAAGCTGGATGGCAGTGTGAGCAGACAG GGTCTGTCAGCGCTTCACATGGCCTGCCTTTACGGCCAGCTGGCTACTGTTCAGCTCCTGGTGGAGTCCACGCAGGGGTGGATTAACAGCAGCGATCTCCAGGGTCGCCGGCCTGTTCACATGGTCCTGTCCTCCCGGAGCTCACCCAACACCTCCTTGTGCCTCAAATACCTGCTGGAGCACGGGGCTGACGTCAACGT TACCACAGATTCAGGGACGAGCCCGCTGCACCTGGCTGCCTCTGAAGGCCTCCTGGACTGCACAGAGATCCTCTTGCAGGCTGGAGCAGATGTCTTGGCCCAGGACAACATGGGACTCACGCCTCTGGATTTGGCCCGCATTTTGTGCCGCAGGAAGGTGGCAAG GTATCTGAAAAGCTACATGTGGCAGACAGATAAGAAGAAAGAAATGCAGGAGAGGAAGCTAGTTCAAACTTTATACAGTGATCTTGTGGATATGGTCAAACTGAATAAGCTCAATAAAAAG ACACTTATAGATGAGAAGATGGCAGAATGGGCAAACAAAAAAGGTTTTCCTCTCCTGAAGGATTTCTCCCCCAGAGTCTGGGTGAGCCAGTACCACACCCAGTGCCTCCCATCAGATCAGAACAGTTCTAAACCAAAACATGCCAAGCACCCATTGAAGCACCAGCCAGAAGTTCCTCTGGAGGACAAGAGCACCTCCACTAAGCAGCCTCCAACCTCATCCTCCAGACCCTGGACCATCTTCCTGGGCCTCCAGCCAGAGAAACCCCTCAGAGAGCCGGACCTCCGAGGGAATGTCATGGTGTGgagggacagcagcagcaggcagcctCAGTACACCACCAAGTGGGACAGCACATGTCGCCCCACCCCTGACGTGCCTCTGGATATCCTCGAGAGGGTGTTGTTTCCCAGAGCATTCCCTTCCAGGATCGCCTCCCCACGGTACTTTCAGCCACAGAACATTGTGGAGGTCCAGCACAGAGGATACCCCCAGGGGCGGAGCACCTCCCCCTGGACAGAGGTGGCCATGCACCTGGCTGAGGTGCTGGAGCCTGGACATTACTGA